GTCGTCGCCCGGGAGGTCGACGAGGAGGCTCAGGTCCTCCTGGCGGCCCAGCCGACGCGGGGCGTCGACGTGGGCTCCATCGAGAACATCCGCCGCGAGCTGATCCGCGCCCGGGACAGGGGGGCGGCCATCCTCCTCGTCTCGGCCGACCTGGAGGAGATTCTCTCCCTCTCGGACCGGATCGCCGTCATGTACGAGGGGCAGATCACGGGCCTTCTCGACGCCGAAGGGGCCGACGAGGAGAGCCTGGGCCTCCTCATGACGGGAGGTGCTCTGCCGTGAATAGAAGTTCGACTCTCAGCACTCTGGTCACCGTCGTCGTCTCCCTCCTTTTCGGCGCCGTCGTCGTCGCCCTCCTGGGCCACAGCCCCGTCGAGGCCTATCGGGAACTTCTCAAGGGGGCCTTCTGGGGGCGCTTCAACTTCGGCGGCACCCTGGAGCGCTTCGTCCCCCTCCTTCTGACGGCCCTGGCCTTCGCCGTCTCCTCCAAGGTGGCCGTCTTCAACGTCGGCGTCGAGGGCGAGCTCTATCTGGGGGCCATCGCCGCAGCCTGGGTCGGAGCGGCCCTCACGGGCGTTGCGGCCCCGATCCACATCGGCCTCTGCCTGCTGGCGGCCATGGCGGCCGGGGGGGCCTGGGCGGCCATTCCCGGCGCCCTCAAGGCCTACTGGCGCGTCAACGAAGTCTGCGTCACCATCCTGGCCAACTACGTGGCCATCTACATCACCTCCTACCTCGTGGGCTATCCCCTCTCGGCGGGGACGGGCGTCCCTCAGACGGCGGCCCTGGCCGCCACGGCCCGCCTGTCGCGCATTCTGCCGCCGAGCCGGGCCAACTCGGGACTCTTCATCGCCCTCGCCGCCCTTTTCGTCACCTGGTGGGTCGTGCACCGCAGCACCTGGGGCTACAGGATGCGGGCCGTCGGCGAGAACGCCGGCTACGCCGAACACGTGGGCATCCGCTCCAGGGCGACGATGGTCTGGGGGATGGTCTTCAGCGGCGCCCTGGGCGGCATGGCCGGAGCCATCGAGGTCATGGGCCTCTACGGTTATTTTCTGGACAATTTCTCGCCCGGAATCGCCTTCGACGGCATGCTGGCGGCCCTCATCGCCCGCAACGACATCCGCCTCGTCCCCGTCCTGGCCTTCTTCCTGGCCGCCCTCAAGGCGGGAGCCCTCGGCATGGAGCGCTTCACGGGAATTCCAAAGTCCCTCGTCGACGCCATCATCGCCATGTTCATCCTCCTGGCCGCCATGGAGGGCCTTTTCCTCCTCCGCCGCCGAGCCAAGGGG
The DNA window shown above is from Aminithiophilus ramosus and carries:
- a CDS encoding ABC transporter permease, with amino-acid sequence MNRSSTLSTLVTVVVSLLFGAVVVALLGHSPVEAYRELLKGAFWGRFNFGGTLERFVPLLLTALAFAVSSKVAVFNVGVEGELYLGAIAAAWVGAALTGVAAPIHIGLCLLAAMAAGGAWAAIPGALKAYWRVNEVCVTILANYVAIYITSYLVGYPLSAGTGVPQTAALAATARLSRILPPSRANSGLFIALAALFVTWWVVHRSTWGYRMRAVGENAGYAEHVGIRSRATMVWGMVFSGALGGMAGAIEVMGLYGYFLDNFSPGIAFDGMLAALIARNDIRLVPVLAFFLAALKAGALGMERFTGIPKSLVDAIIAMFILLAAMEGLFLLRRRAKGKEA